A segment of the Ipomoea triloba cultivar NCNSP0323 chromosome 1, ASM357664v1 genome:
TTCTTCTTTTCCTCATTATTTTTGCTGCTAACCCTAACCCTATGCTCCACGTTCACGCACAACAACAGTATATTTCTGCAAAGGCTTTTGAGACCTTCGTTCCTCCCGATAATTACCTCCTCAACTGTGGGGCCTCCTCTGTCGCCACTCTTCCCGGAGGCAGAATGTTCCAGCCCGACCATAATACCGATAAGTACTTGTCTaataacggagaagagaataagGTTTCCGTTCCACAAGGAGAGGGTGATGATAATGATAAGGATAAGGACATCCCTGATATCTACCACAGCGCTAAAGTTTTCGTCAGCGAGGCTACCTATACGTTCCATGTAACGTCGCCCGGGTTGCATTGGATACGACTCCATTTTTGGGCGTTCAAGGCTCCCGGGAATGACCTAAAGACCGCCATGTTCTCCGTCATGACGGAGACGTTAGTTCTCCTATGGGATTTCCAAATGGAAAACCAAACCGCCCCCACCGTCAAGGAGTTTCTGGTAAATGTCACCACGGAGCGATTCCCGTTGACGTTCAGGCCGGTAAAGACAATGGCATTTATTAACGCCATTGAATTTGTGTCCGCCCCGGACCCGCTGTTCAGCAATTTGGCCACTCTGCTTTTTCCTGTTTCCGAGCCGTTTGAGTTATCAGGCAACGCTTTCGAGACCGTTCACCGGGTTAACGTTGGGGGGCCTCAGCTCGGCCCAGAAAAAGACACCCTCGGAAGACGCTGGGAGTCTGACGAAGAGTATCTTAAGCCTAAAGAGATGGGACAAACTGTTTCCGTTTCACCCGGACTTATTTCTTATCCTAAAGGAGGAGGCTCCCCTGTGATTGCTCCCCCTCTGGTTTATGCCTCCGCCGTGAAAATGGCGGATTCTGGAGTTATGCAAGCTGCTTTCAACATAACCTGGCAAATGGATATAGATAACGAATATACGCACCTTCTCCGTCTGCATTTCTGTGATATAGTGAGCAAGGGTCTAAACGAGCTGTATTTTAACGTCTACATCAACGACAAAGTGGCCATTTCCGCGCTGGACTTGTCTACTATCACCAACAAGTTAGCAACGGCTTACTTCAAGGACTTGGTGATAAATTCTTCGATGGTTAGCAGCCCGCTGAAAGTGAAAGTCGGTCCGATGAATGACGCTCAAGGCATTAGGAATGCGATACTTAACGGGGTGGAGGTGTTTAGGCTGAACAATTCGGTGGGTAGCTTAGGTGGGGAATACGGGGTTGACGGAAAGGCGGCGGATGGACATACCGCGGGCGGAAACGCCGCTGCTGCTGTGGGGTTTGCAATGATGTTTGGAGCGTTTGTTGGGCTGGGAGCAATGGCTGCAAGGTGGCAGAAGAGGCCCCAAAATTGGCAGAGGCGGCAGAGTTTCTCGTCGTGGTTGCTTCCCATCCATGCCGGAGATTCAAGCTTTATGAGCAGCAAGAGCAAGAGCCACCAATTCCACTCATCAGTCACCGGGTTAGGGCGCTACTTCACTCTTGCAGAATTGCAGGAAGCAACCAAGAACTGGGACCAGAAAGAGATCGTCGGCATTGGAGGTTTTGGCAACGTCTACCTTGGAGAAATTGATGATGGAATCAAGGTGGCCATCAAGAGAGGAAACCCACAATCCGAGCAAGGCATCAATGAATTCCAGACAGAAATCCAAATCTTGTCCAAGCTCAGGCATCGCCATCTGGTGTCATTGATTGGGTATTGTGATGAGAATGCAGAGATGATTTTAGTATATGAATACATGGCCAATGGACCACTAAGAGACCATCTCTACGGAAAGGACTTGCCCAGCCTTCCTTGGAAGCAGAGGCTAGAGATATGCATTGGAGCTGCCAGGGGGCTTCACTACCTCCACACAGGTGCAGCTCAGGGGATCATTCACCGTGATGTCAAGAGCACAAACATCTTACTTGATGAGAACTTTGTGGCTAAGATGGCTGATTTCGGGCTCTCCAAAGATGGACCCACCACGGGGGAGACACATGTCAGCACGGCCGTGAAAGGGAGCTTCGGCTACCTGGATCCTGAATACTTCAGAAAGCAGCAACTTACAGATAAATCAGATGTCTACTCATTTGGGGTGGTGCTGTTTGAAGTGTTGTGTGCGCGTGCAGCCATTAATCCACAGCTGCCGAGGGAACAAGTGAACTTGGCCGAGTGGGCGATGCAGTGGAAGAAGAAGGGATTGCTGGACAAGATCATTGATCCTACCCTGAAAGGCAAAATTGACCCTGAGTCGATGAACAAATTTGCAGAAGCTGCTGAGAAGTGCTTGGCAGAATATGGTGATGATAGGCCTTCCATGGGTGATGTGTTGTGGAGCCTGGAACATGCTTTGCAGCTGCAGGAAAACTCTATACAAGGACAGGCTGAGGATGAAAATATTGCAGCTGCAACACCATCAGCCTCCCCTGCTGCTGCAACCCCTGAAAACCGGCTGCCAATTCCTTCACCTGAGCAGAGCACTGCTGGAGCTCAAGAAATTAATGAGCATTCAGGAACTACAATGTTTGCTCATCAGTTCTCTGCCCTCAATGGGCGATAAATGTTCAAGTGCTGATCATGAAAAATTTTATGCTTACAAATCATATTCTTGGTAGTTCTGTAAACGATTTAGTGCTGATCGTGCAAACCCACATTAATGGTTGCACACAAAGTTCTTGGTAGTGCGGATTCACACGATGGCAAAACCAAGTAATAACCCAACAATGATATATTTGTATTAACTACTAGTTCTCTTTCCATGCTAGTTAGAATTTGACATGTTCACCTTTCATTGTCCGCCTAAATGCCTAATGAGCATCACTAGCCACGAATTTCCCAATTCGATGGCGTGAGGCCAGCATCCTATTAGCAGCAGCATCTTGTAATTCACGCAACAGACAATTTTACATCCTTCAGTTTTGACTCCTTGCTCTCTCTGCAGCCTTTTCTGTTGCCGGTGTTGCATTGCTTTTCACCTTGATTGGTTACTGTTAGGATGGATCAAATACAGACTTTCAGCCCACAgggaaataaaaacaaaaccagATAGCAGAATTTGGGAGAAGGAAAACCATTTACTACATAATTCTGGAAAAAGGGATTATGAAGGCATCCTAATTGACACGTCAGCATCCTTTATATCAGTAGAGATCCTTACGTTTTCAAGGCAC
Coding sequences within it:
- the LOC116015720 gene encoding probable receptor-like protein kinase At2g21480; this encodes MEKKPRGLSLISHLSSLAPPSSPPPTMATLLVVLLFLIIFAANPNPMLHVHAQQQYISAKAFETFVPPDNYLLNCGASSVATLPGGRMFQPDHNTDKYLSNNGEENKVSVPQGEGDDNDKDKDIPDIYHSAKVFVSEATYTFHVTSPGLHWIRLHFWAFKAPGNDLKTAMFSVMTETLVLLWDFQMENQTAPTVKEFLVNVTTERFPLTFRPVKTMAFINAIEFVSAPDPLFSNLATLLFPVSEPFELSGNAFETVHRVNVGGPQLGPEKDTLGRRWESDEEYLKPKEMGQTVSVSPGLISYPKGGGSPVIAPPLVYASAVKMADSGVMQAAFNITWQMDIDNEYTHLLRLHFCDIVSKGLNELYFNVYINDKVAISALDLSTITNKLATAYFKDLVINSSMVSSPLKVKVGPMNDAQGIRNAILNGVEVFRLNNSVGSLGGEYGVDGKAADGHTAGGNAAAAVGFAMMFGAFVGLGAMAARWQKRPQNWQRRQSFSSWLLPIHAGDSSFMSSKSKSHQFHSSVTGLGRYFTLAELQEATKNWDQKEIVGIGGFGNVYLGEIDDGIKVAIKRGNPQSEQGINEFQTEIQILSKLRHRHLVSLIGYCDENAEMILVYEYMANGPLRDHLYGKDLPSLPWKQRLEICIGAARGLHYLHTGAAQGIIHRDVKSTNILLDENFVAKMADFGLSKDGPTTGETHVSTAVKGSFGYLDPEYFRKQQLTDKSDVYSFGVVLFEVLCARAAINPQLPREQVNLAEWAMQWKKKGLLDKIIDPTLKGKIDPESMNKFAEAAEKCLAEYGDDRPSMGDVLWSLEHALQLQENSIQGQAEDENIAAATPSASPAAATPENRLPIPSPEQSTAGAQEINEHSGTTMFAHQFSALNGR